The sequence tttttctcattgttttgtaGCTATGACATTGTTTGAAATGAATAATCAAACAGACATCACTGAATTTATCTTCTTAGGATTTTCCAACCACCCCAAACTACAGGGCTTGTTCTTCCTGATCTTCCTGGTCATTTACCTGACAGCTCTCCTGGGGAACATGCTTATAATAACAGCCACTAGGGTCAGTCCTGCTCTCCACACTCCAATGTATTATTTTCTCAGCAACCTGAGTTTCTTGGACATCTGCTACATGTCCACCACCATCCCGGTCACGCTGGTGAACTTCTTCCGGGAGAAGAAGACCATCTCATACAAAGGCTGCCTCTCCCAGATTTTCTTCCTCGTGACATGTGCTGGCACTGAATGTGTCTTATTGGCTGCTATGGCTTATGACCGCTACATAGCCATTTGCCATCCTCTTCAATATCCAGTCCTCATGAATGTGAAGGTCACTGTGTTTTTGGTGACTGggtcctggctgtgtggcctgcTAAATTCTATGACACACACAGTGCTGGCAGCCACACTCACTCTGTGTGGGTCCAACCAGATCAGTCACTTTCTGTGTGACATCCCATTGCTCCTAAAGCTCTCCTGCTCAGATACTTTTCTCAATGAGTCTGTGCTCCATGTGGCCAGTGCCACCATTGGCCTGAGCCCCTGTCTGTTTACTGCAGTGTCCTACACGCTCATCATCTCTGCCATCCTTAGGATTCCCTCTGCTCAGGGCAGGAGCAAGGCCTTCTCTAACTGTGCATCCCACATCACTGTGGTGGTGGTCTTCTTTGGAACAGCCAACTTCAACTATGACAGACCCAATGTAGGCTACAACCTGGACATGGACATTCTGGTCTCTGTGCTCTTCTGTGTTGTGACCCCCATGTTGAACCCCATCATCTACAGCCTGAGAAACAAGGAGGTCAAAGGGTACCTAAGGAAGCTGACTAGAGACTGTGGGTTCTCTAGTGAGATCAGCGATTAGATAAAGTTTTCATTCTGGAAAATTTCTTAATACGAGAAAAATATGAACATTCTAGCTACAATTATAACCGTCCTCTCTTTGTATGTAGTATCTCTTGACAACTGTGATGCCCCTTTCCACCAAAACAAACAGCTACACCTATGCCAAGCATTTCACACATTGTGATCTCAAATACCCTGTGTTCTCCAGTCTGCTGACATCTTAGAACATTTTTGTAACCTGCCCCCCCATAAAACCCCAGTACCCATTGGCAGTCATTCCCCATAACCTCCAAATATTTACAGCAGTAGACAACCACTAACCTGCTTTCTATGTCTATGAATAttcctattctggatgtttcatgtaaatgaaatcacacaatatgtgccttttatgtctgacttctttcacttaggatgttttcaaagtccatccatattgtagcatgtatcatttcatttcttcttattgCTGAATGATTTCCATTTTACGGATATACAGTCAGCCCTCTGAATCCATGGGTTCCTCATCCATAGGCTCAGCCAACTGTGGATTGAAAGGCCTACAATGGTTACATCTCTACAGAACACGTACAGACGTTTTTCTTGtcgttattccctaaacaatacggtataacaactatttacatagcatttacattgtattaggtattacaattaatctagagatgatttaaagtatttgagaggatgtgcataggttatatgcacaTACTATGCCATTTGATAGTATGAGGGACTTGAACACCAGGGATGTTGGTGTCTGTGGGGGTCCTGGAGCTAATGTCCCATGGATACTGAGGgacaacttttattttttcattacattttatttatccattcattacttgatagacattttggttgtttccactttttgattaTTACGAATAATGTTGCTAAGAACATTGATGTACAAGTTTttagtggatatatatttttatttgtatggaGTTTACACTATACAAattggagtggaattgctggatcatatgataactctatgtttaacgttttgaagaactgccaaattgttttcaaagtgatggaagcattttaCATTACTAAGAGCCATGTATGAGAgtttaatttctccacatcctcaccaacatgttATTGTATGTCCTTTTGGTTACATCTGTCTTAGTATGTTGTTAGTACTGTAGCTCCATACACATGTCCTACtggcagaacatatagcatgagGAGTTCAATTCTGAAGGGAAAAGTCCCCATGCTGTATGGAATCCAACCAAAGGAGCCCACACCCACTCTTACCCCTTCTCTCTCTAATGGGAAGGAAGAGGAACGACTCCCATAGGCTTCTGCCACTCACAACTTTTTAATAGAAATCTAGTACTGACCTTTAATCATAAATATCCCAAAAGAGATAGGAAGCTGATCTCATGAATGCTGGGAAAATATGATTGGCATGACTTTTATCAATCCAAGAGAGAATTACTCGTTCTTCATTTCTACGCTTTCTATTTAGACTGGTGCCCTTGAGTTGTATTCGCACTCAGAGGAGTCCCAGACAACTGCTTAGAGAGAGTTTACATGGGTACTCCCAAAAATCTGTCCACAGGCATTTCTAAATGTCCATTCTAGAAAAATGAATTCATCAAGAGATCAAAGAAGGATTTTTGACTCTTGCATTAGGCAATGAGTATGCTCTAGGCAGCTTCTGGAATGGCA comes from Diceros bicornis minor isolate mBicDic1 chromosome 4, mDicBic1.mat.cur, whole genome shotgun sequence and encodes:
- the LOC131401177 gene encoding olfactory receptor 5V1-like; the encoded protein is MTLFEMNNQTDITEFIFLGFSNHPKLQGLFFLIFLVIYLTALLGNMLIITATRVSPALHTPMYYFLSNLSFLDICYMSTTIPVTLVNFFREKKTISYKGCLSQIFFLVTCAGTECVLLAAMAYDRYIAICHPLQYPVLMNVKVTVFLVTGSWLCGLLNSMTHTVLAATLTLCGSNQISHFLCDIPLLLKLSCSDTFLNESVLHVASATIGLSPCLFTAVSYTLIISAILRIPSAQGRSKAFSNCASHITVVVVFFGTANFNYDRPNVGYNLDMDILVSVLFCVVTPMLNPIIYSLRNKEVKGYLRKLTRDCGFSSEISD